The nucleotide sequence CAAAATCCTTTTTAAGGATCTATCCTCATCTTCGTACTTTATTTTCATCAGGCGTTCATCATATCTATCTATTATAGTATTATCAACATACACTTTACTGACATACATTTTCTCATCAGAAAAAGCACCAACCTTATCAGTGCAAAAAGCATTGACAGATGAAAACTTCTCTATAGTAAATAAACTTTTGAAAATCATACCTTTTTTTCTCATTTGATTTAGAATCACAAAAGATAAGATAGTTAAAACAATCATCATACTCTGTGGTAGTGAATTTAAAAAAATTATTGCTATTGAATTTATACTATCATTTAAGTTTCGCTTATTAAATATACCTATTATTATATTAATTAATACACCACCTAAAACAAATATACCAAAAAAATTTAAGATTTCATTGATTCTTTGCTCAAATGACTTTTCTTCAGTTGTTTCATCTAAAAAAAGTTTTATAACCTTTCCAATTTGAGTATTATTCCCCGTAAATATTACAATACCTGTGCCATTTCCTGTTATAATCTTTGAACCCTTAAACATAATATTTTTCATATCTGATAATTTTAGATACTTATCTTCTATTTTAGTTTCATATTTTTCACATATAAATTTTTCACCTGTAACATACACTTCATTTGTCCTTAAATTGTTACTCTCTACAATTCTTAAATCGGCAGGTACAACTTGTCCTTTTTCAAATACAACTATATCGCCTACTACTAATTCATCTATTGGAATATTAAAAAAAGAACCATTTCGCATAACTTTTGCATAACCAGTATTAAATTTTTTTAGTTCTTTCAAATTCTTATCACTATTATGCTCTTCTATAACCACACATAATGTATTTATTATAATTACACAAAGTGCTATAATACCGTTTGCATATTGTCCAATATAAAAAAACATAATATCAGAAATAAGCATGAGTAACATCCAAAGCTGTCTTATCTGTTTTATAAATAAGATAATTACCCCTCTAATATCCGGTATAATTATCTTATTATCACCATATTTATCTCTACAATATTTCACCTGTATATCGTTTAAGCCAAAGTTTATATTACTACCAAGTTTTTTTACAATATCATTCCACGGTTTGCCATACCACTCAAACATACATTAAGTCTCACCTTTCCACAAAATCTTCATTAGTTAATAATAATTTCTGTCATATTTTATAATATCATAATCATTCATTACTTTTTAATTCTCGTATTTCATTAAAAAGACTTTAATAACTACAACCCTTTTTTCTCTGGCAGATTACTACTATTCTTCTCTTGAAAATTTTAAAAGTAGCCTACCAGTTTTAAGTAATAAAAAAGGATCCTTACAGTAAGTACAAAAACCATAAAAATCCTTTTAAATATATAGTTAAACCAACGTTTTAAATTCTACTTTGGCGGGAATATGTGGGAATCGAACCCACCCGTCATGGTCTTAGCACGGCAGCTCGGTTTTGAAGACCGGCAGGCACACCAGCACCTATCTATCCCCATATAAATAATACTATAACATTATATCACATTAATTTACTAATTTAAATAATTATCGATAGAATTATTTAAAACTCTCTTATCTCCGACTCTCTTAGTCAGTTTTATACTATCAAATTTTTCAAGAAGGGCAACAGCATATTTTCTACTTGTTTTTAATTCATCTCTAAATTCAGACAATGTAATAGATCCCTTCGACTTTATTAATTCATAGGCTATTTTCATTGCTTTATCGTAATATTCCTTCAGAAAAAAGCAATTATTCCCGGTCTTAATTATTATTTCATTGTCTATTAATGAATCGAAAACCATTTCTACATCTATTTCATTTCCAAGTTTTTCTTTAACTTCATTAAAATTCGAAATTAAAGCTCCATGCTCTCCAAATTCATCCAGTATACTCTGTTTTATTATATCCTGTTTTTCAGTATAAAATACTTTAAAATCTATTCGTGATATAAAATTTTGACTGATCTTCACATAACCTTTACTTATAAATAAGGATACCATCTCATCATATATCTTTTGATTTATATTATTTCCAAATAGCCTGCTTTTTACTTCTTCTTTAGATATACCAAATTTAAGCGGGTTTTCATTATGAAAACTATCAACCAGTCTATTTAATTCCTCACTCTTTTTGTTTAAAAAATCTGAAGAAATATATGCTGCTCTATTTCCGTCTCCTAACTTTATAACCTTCTTCTCATCTATTAAAGTGAAAAGGGATTTCTTAACATTCTGTTCATTCTTCCCAATAGATTTTAATATATCAGTAAAGGACGGATATTTAGGACTTAATTTTTTTATAGTATCTTCTAATATATTTTGAGTTTTTCCACTCTCCTTTATTTTAAGTCCTTCCAAATAGTCATCGTGAAATCTCTTTGCCTTAGAGGCCTTCGGTTCAATTATATATCCTCCTCCTATGGTATACATTGGAGAATAGGTTCTAATTACATATCTATCATTTCTTTGAGCTGTAAGTGGCTTTTCAAGCCTCAACTGTATATATGCAGTGTCTCCTGGATAAAGTTCCTCCTTATCCAGTATAATTATTCTACAAATTATCTCATCCGTTCCATGATATAATTTAACCCTCTGCCTATTTCTTAGCACCTTATCTGCATTTTTCAAATAATAAAATTTACAGTCTACTATCATAGATGGTTCCATTAGATTTTCTAATGAAACAACATCTCCTCTTTTTATATCCTTTACTCTTACTTTAGATAAATTTAAAGCGCATCTCTGCCCTGCTTCAACCTCTTTTACCTTTTCATCATGTACTTGAATTTCTCTCACTTTTGATACAATTTTAGAAGGATATATTTCTACATTATCCCCTTCCTTTATACTTCCACTTATAACAGTTCCAGTTACCACGGTTCCAAATCCAGTTACAGAAAATACTCTATCTATGGGAAGGCGAAAATGTCCTTCTGTATCTTTCTCTCTTAATTCATCTGTAATTTCATCTATATCCGTAACAAGTTCCTTTATTCCTTTTTTACTCTTGGATGAAACAGCATGTATTGGAGCATTCTCCAAAAAAGT is from Clostridium fermenticellae and encodes:
- the selB gene encoding selenocysteine-specific translation elongation factor, whose translation is MKHVIIGTAGHIDHGKTTLIKMLTGRDTDTLKEEKDRGISINLGFTFFDLPSGKRAGIIDVPGHEKFIKNMLAGVCGIDAVLFVIAADEGIMPQTQEHLYILQLLNVKNGIIVITKTDLVDDEWLSMLCEDIREEFKGTFLENAPIHAVSSKSKKGIKELVTDIDEITDELREKDTEGHFRLPIDRVFSVTGFGTVVTGTVISGSIKEGDNVEIYPSKIVSKVREIQVHDEKVKEVEAGQRCALNLSKVRVKDIKRGDVVSLENLMEPSMIVDCKFYYLKNADKVLRNRQRVKLYHGTDEIICRIIILDKEELYPGDTAYIQLRLEKPLTAQRNDRYVIRTYSPMYTIGGGYIIEPKASKAKRFHDDYLEGLKIKESGKTQNILEDTIKKLSPKYPSFTDILKSIGKNEQNVKKSLFTLIDEKKVIKLGDGNRAAYISSDFLNKKSEELNRLVDSFHNENPLKFGISKEEVKSRLFGNNINQKIYDEMVSLFISKGYVKISQNFISRIDFKVFYTEKQDIIKQSILDEFGEHGALISNFNEVKEKLGNEIDVEMVFDSLIDNEIIIKTGNNCFFLKEYYDKAMKIAYELIKSKGSITLSEFRDELKTSRKYAVALLEKFDSIKLTKRVGDKRVLNNSIDNYLN